A genomic region of Streptomyces rimosus contains the following coding sequences:
- a CDS encoding alpha/beta fold hydrolase: MVRRIDVTGAGGVRLAAWEFTDPPKPGGGGEEGERGRPGVLLLHGLMGRASHWAETARWLGSRCRPVGLDQRGHGRSEKPQDGPYDREAYVADGIAAIEQLGLAPVILIGHSMGALTAWQIAARRPDLVSALVVCDMRASALGSASQQEWADWFRSWPVPFATLADVRKWFGEDDPTLERPMPARGEFFAEVMAERADGWRPVFSRHQMLSARETWVHDAHWEDLALVQCPTLVVRGLDGELGRAEAQEMVRVLPRGVYAEIPDAGHWLPWEAPEEWRAVLDPFLESVLQG; the protein is encoded by the coding sequence ATGGTGCGCCGTATCGACGTGACGGGAGCCGGCGGTGTCCGGCTCGCCGCCTGGGAGTTCACCGATCCGCCGAAGCCCGGCGGGGGAGGGGAGGAAGGTGAGCGGGGCCGCCCGGGAGTGCTCCTCCTGCACGGCCTGATGGGCCGTGCGTCGCACTGGGCCGAGACCGCCCGCTGGCTCGGTTCCCGGTGCCGCCCCGTCGGGCTGGACCAGCGCGGCCACGGCCGCAGCGAGAAGCCCCAGGACGGTCCGTACGACCGCGAGGCGTACGTCGCCGACGGCATCGCCGCCATCGAACAGCTCGGTCTGGCCCCCGTCATCCTGATAGGCCACTCCATGGGCGCCCTGACGGCCTGGCAGATAGCCGCCCGCCGCCCCGACCTCGTCAGCGCGCTCGTCGTCTGCGACATGCGGGCCTCGGCCCTGGGCTCGGCCTCGCAGCAGGAGTGGGCGGACTGGTTCCGCTCCTGGCCGGTCCCGTTCGCCACCCTCGCGGACGTCCGCAAGTGGTTCGGCGAGGACGACCCGACCCTGGAGCGTCCCATGCCGGCCCGCGGCGAGTTCTTCGCCGAGGTCATGGCCGAACGCGCGGACGGCTGGCGGCCGGTCTTCTCCCGCCACCAGATGCTCAGCGCCCGCGAGACCTGGGTCCACGACGCGCACTGGGAAGATCTCGCCCTGGTGCAGTGCCCCACGCTCGTGGTCCGCGGCCTGGACGGCGAACTGGGCCGCGCGGAGGCCCAGGAGATGGTCCGCGTCCTCCCGCGCGGCGTCTACGCCGAGATACCGGACGCCGGGCACTGGCTCCCCTGGGAGGCTCCCGAGGAGTGGCGGGCCGTCCTGGACCCGTTCCTGGAATCCGTCCTCCAGGGCTGA